A genomic segment from Acetomicrobium sp. S15 = DSM 107314 encodes:
- a CDS encoding ABC transporter substrate-binding protein, with product MLRHAFLAFILIAFLAPPANGANQPQRIVSLAPAITETLFLLGAGNCVVGVTDYDTFPEVVRELPSVGGYSNPSIERILSIKPDLVVGIKTFHRELLDRLSEMGIKTLELTMHRRLYNVKESILALGKAIGKEDAAEALWGKITSGLENLKEEVARRYRDGAPSILVVVWHEPLIVAGGYSYLDDIMRAIGLPNAAGSIRYTFPQMSREKLLALNPKIVILAKAERGMSPDRDAVGRLLSDLPLDILGIAEVKNDAILHPGPRALEAARVLVEAVAEVSENAP from the coding sequence ATGCTTAGGCATGCATTTTTGGCTTTCATTCTAATCGCATTTCTCGCCCCTCCTGCAAATGGGGCAAACCAACCTCAGCGCATTGTCTCTTTGGCACCAGCCATAACGGAGACGCTATTCTTACTGGGAGCCGGTAACTGCGTCGTGGGAGTAACAGACTACGACACGTTCCCGGAGGTCGTAAGGGAGCTGCCGAGCGTCGGTGGTTACAGCAACCCGTCGATAGAGCGCATCCTCTCTATAAAACCGGATTTGGTGGTAGGCATAAAAACGTTCCATAGAGAACTATTAGATAGGCTATCTGAAATGGGGATAAAGACGCTTGAGCTTACGATGCACCGAAGGCTTTATAACGTAAAGGAATCCATCCTTGCATTGGGGAAGGCCATAGGAAAGGAAGATGCCGCCGAAGCGCTCTGGGGTAAGATAACTTCTGGCCTGGAAAACCTAAAGGAGGAGGTCGCACGTCGTTATCGAGACGGTGCCCCATCGATCCTTGTCGTGGTGTGGCATGAGCCGCTCATCGTGGCTGGAGGCTACAGTTATTTGGATGACATCATGCGAGCGATAGGCTTACCCAACGCTGCCGGTTCCATCCGCTACACATTTCCTCAAATGAGTAGAGAAAAACTCTTGGCCTTAAACCCCAAGATAGTGATCCTGGCCAAGGCCGAGAGGGGAATGTCCCCTGACAGAGATGCCGTAGGGAGGTTACTCTCTGACCTGCCGCTCGACATCTTGGGCATAGCAGAGGTTAAAAACGATGCGATCCTTCATCCGGGCCCTCGCGCTTTAGAGGCAGCACGAGTTCTCGTCGAAGCAGTGGCTGAGGTGAGTGAAAATGCGCCATAG
- a CDS encoding ExbD/TolR family protein: MRHSTKRRGPDVDLTPLVDTLFMLILFFVLTAAFVQGRIDVNLPRVSGSSIAGTPNVIVVQKDGSLLWNGKPAELEEVSSLARRASDKGQPILIAGDEEANYGAVVSVLDSLQKAGIENVSLAVGGESP, translated from the coding sequence ATGCGCCATAGCACCAAGCGACGCGGGCCGGATGTGGACCTGACGCCACTCGTGGACACTCTCTTCATGCTCATCCTCTTCTTCGTCCTTACGGCGGCGTTCGTCCAGGGCAGGATAGATGTTAATCTCCCACGGGTGAGCGGATCCTCTATTGCGGGCACCCCGAACGTTATAGTGGTGCAAAAGGATGGCTCTCTGCTATGGAACGGAAAGCCTGCCGAGCTCGAGGAAGTGTCCAGCTTAGCCCGTCGTGCAAGCGATAAAGGGCAACCCATCCTGATCGCCGGCGATGAGGAGGCAAACTACGGCGCAGTTGTCTCTGTCCTCGATTCGCTTCAAAAAGCAGGCATAGAAAATGTGAGCCTCGCCGTAGGTGGAGAGTCGCCGTGA